In the Acidovorax sp. A79 genome, one interval contains:
- a CDS encoding type I secretion system permease/ATPase, whose translation MVSSAGLAQPAELSGSGSDELLACLLIVAKAHGLPSTPEAVMAGLPAENHRLTPGLFARAAQRAHMSSRLVREPLTRVKDALLPAVLLLQGERACVLLGWSDGRSEARVVLPELGDAPIQVSRAALEADYLGTTVYVRPSQRFDARAPQVRAGRHGHWFWTVLAENHGLYRDVLMAAFLANLFALGMPIFTMNVYDRVVPNNAIDTLWVLALGLSIMLVGDLVLRTLRGRFVDLASSRADVKLSAYIMEKVLGTRMEQRPASAGSFASNLRSFESVRDFISSASVVAFIDLPFGLIFIVVIGWISWPMLIPLLCGAAVMLLYALAVQGRMHALSETTYRAGAQRNATLVEALVGFETVKALGAEAPLQRKWERSTALLARVGVQLRLLSATASNTSAFLQQLINLVIVIVGVHMIGERQLTMGGLIACTMLASRAMAPVGQVAGLLVQYHTASTALTSLNEMMKREVDRPEGASFISRGRLQGAIEFRDVGFTYPGQQTASLRNVTLSIKPGERVAILGRIGSGKTTLQKLMLGLYRPTSGAVLIDGIDQRQLDPAELRRQVGYVQQDVVLFYGSLRENITLGAPLADDAAVVRAAEIGGILPLVNAHPQGFDMLVGERGESLSGGQRQGVSIARAVINDPVVLLLDEPTSSMDHSSEEDIKRRLADFSKGRTLVLISHRTSLLALVDRIIVMDAGRIVADGPKEQVVQALRQGRIGKAV comes from the coding sequence ATGGTTTCAAGTGCGGGCTTGGCGCAGCCTGCAGAACTTTCAGGCAGCGGTTCCGACGAGCTGTTGGCGTGCCTGCTCATTGTTGCCAAGGCCCACGGCCTGCCTTCGACGCCCGAGGCGGTGATGGCCGGGTTGCCTGCTGAAAACCACCGGCTGACCCCCGGCCTCTTTGCCCGTGCGGCCCAGCGCGCGCACATGAGCAGCCGTCTCGTGCGGGAGCCGCTGACCCGCGTCAAGGACGCCTTGCTCCCGGCGGTCCTGCTGCTGCAGGGCGAGCGCGCGTGCGTGCTCCTGGGCTGGAGCGACGGCCGCAGCGAAGCGCGTGTCGTGCTGCCCGAACTGGGGGACGCGCCCATCCAGGTGTCGCGCGCGGCGCTGGAGGCGGACTACCTGGGCACCACGGTGTATGTGCGCCCTTCCCAGCGTTTCGATGCGCGTGCCCCGCAGGTCAGGGCGGGCCGCCATGGGCACTGGTTCTGGACCGTGCTGGCCGAAAACCACGGGCTGTACCGCGACGTGCTCATGGCCGCCTTCCTGGCCAACCTGTTCGCCCTGGGCATGCCCATCTTCACGATGAATGTCTATGACCGGGTGGTGCCCAACAACGCCATCGACACCCTGTGGGTGCTGGCGCTGGGGCTGTCCATCATGCTCGTGGGCGACCTGGTGCTGCGCACGCTGCGCGGGCGCTTCGTGGACCTGGCCAGCAGCCGTGCCGACGTGAAGCTGTCGGCCTACATCATGGAAAAGGTGCTGGGCACGCGCATGGAGCAGCGGCCGGCCTCGGCGGGCTCGTTCGCGTCGAACCTGCGCTCGTTCGAGTCGGTGCGGGACTTCATCAGCTCGGCCTCCGTCGTGGCGTTCATCGACCTGCCGTTCGGCCTGATCTTCATCGTGGTGATCGGCTGGATCTCGTGGCCGATGCTGATCCCGCTGCTGTGCGGCGCGGCGGTGATGCTGCTCTACGCCCTGGCCGTGCAGGGGCGCATGCACGCGCTGTCCGAAACCACCTACCGCGCGGGCGCGCAGCGCAATGCCACGCTGGTGGAGGCGCTGGTGGGCTTCGAGACCGTGAAGGCGCTGGGCGCGGAGGCGCCCCTGCAGCGCAAGTGGGAGCGCAGCACGGCGCTGCTGGCCCGCGTGGGCGTGCAGCTGCGCCTTCTGTCGGCCACGGCCAGCAACACCTCGGCCTTCCTGCAGCAGCTCATCAACCTGGTGATCGTGATCGTGGGCGTGCACATGATCGGCGAGCGCCAGCTCACCATGGGGGGGCTGATCGCATGCACCATGCTCGCGTCGCGGGCCATGGCGCCGGTGGGGCAGGTGGCGGGCCTGCTCGTGCAGTACCACACGGCATCGACGGCCCTGACCTCGCTCAACGAGATGATGAAGCGCGAGGTGGACCGCCCCGAGGGCGCCAGCTTCATCAGCCGGGGGCGGCTGCAGGGCGCGATCGAGTTCAGGGATGTCGGCTTCACCTACCCGGGCCAGCAGACGGCCTCGCTGCGCAACGTGACGCTGTCCATCAAGCCCGGCGAGCGGGTGGCCATCCTCGGGCGCATCGGCTCGGGCAAGACCACGCTGCAAAAGCTGATGCTGGGGCTGTACCGGCCGACCTCGGGCGCGGTGCTCATCGACGGCATCGACCAGCGCCAGCTGGACCCCGCCGAGCTGCGCCGCCAGGTGGGCTACGTGCAGCAGGACGTGGTGCTTTTCTATGGCTCGCTGCGCGAGAACATCACGCTGGGCGCCCCGCTGGCCGACGACGCGGCCGTGGTGCGGGCGGCCGAGATCGGCGGCATCCTGCCGCTCGTGAATGCGCACCCGCAGGGCTTCGACATGCTGGTGGGGGAGCGGGGCGAGTCGCTGTCGGGCGGGCAGCGGCAGGGCGTGTCCATCGCGCGCGCCGTCATCAACGATCCCGTGGTGCTGCTGCTGGACGAACCCACCTCGTCCATGGACCATTCCAGCGAGGAGGACATCAAGCGCAGGCTGGCCGATTTCTCGAAGGGGCGCACGCTGGTGCTCATCAGCCACAGGACCTCGCTGCTGGCCCTGGTGGATCGCATCATCGTGATGGACGCGGGCCGCATCGTGGCCGATGGCCCCAAGGAGCAGGTGGTGCAGGCCCTGCGCCAGGGCCGCATCGGAAAGGCGGTGTGA